One Natranaerovirga hydrolytica genomic region harbors:
- a CDS encoding ABC transporter ATP-binding protein, protein MEAKNWLKTVFYFARPCKMKMIISVICAIISVVGGLVPYVGVYRIITMFFDGHQNINDIILWIAISVGGYSIKFVFHGISTVLAHISAYSILENMRIQITKRLMEAPLGSVLNQKIGKMKSVIIDRVETIELPLAHLIPEGISNLLLSIGVYVYLIIIDWRMALAALMTIPIAAIVYGMMLKGFNKQYADYMEASNHVNSIIVEYVEGIEVIKAFNQSTSSYERFEKAVNSFKQYTLEWFRSTWKHMTFGASVLPSTLMGTMPMGMFLYINGSISPADIAISLILSLGIVAPLTSFTVFVNDLKTIEFAVNDASAFLNMKVLDQVKENAKLQGYPIELQDVSFSYDLENEGKDSIKDSHVLQDINLTLTEGTFGAIVGPSGGGKSTLAKLIVRFWDVTKGTIKIGGVNIKNMPLEQLMDTVSFVTQDNFLFNCSLMENIRLGNPKASDKEVIQAAKAAHCHHFIQNLEKGYETYAGEAGAKLSGGEKQRIAIARAILKDAPIVILDEATAFTDPENEDKIQKSIASLTKGKTLLVIAHRLSTIQNADTIIVLEKGRILETGTHQELLSHCELYKDMWQSHISTKKWVVHNDIREVYKNV, encoded by the coding sequence ATGGAAGCAAAAAATTGGTTAAAAACGGTCTTTTATTTTGCTAGACCTTGCAAGATGAAAATGATTATTTCAGTTATATGTGCCATTATTAGTGTGGTAGGGGGATTAGTCCCTTATGTAGGTGTTTATAGAATTATCACCATGTTTTTTGATGGTCATCAAAATATTAATGACATTATATTATGGATAGCAATCAGTGTGGGAGGTTATAGTATAAAGTTTGTTTTTCATGGGATTTCAACTGTATTGGCTCATATCTCAGCGTATAGCATTCTGGAAAATATGCGCATTCAGATTACGAAGAGATTAATGGAAGCCCCCCTTGGAAGTGTTCTAAATCAAAAAATAGGTAAAATGAAAAGTGTTATTATTGATCGAGTCGAAACAATAGAATTGCCTTTGGCACACTTAATTCCAGAAGGTATTTCTAATTTGCTTTTATCCATAGGTGTATATGTCTATTTGATTATAATAGATTGGAGAATGGCTTTAGCAGCCTTAATGACAATCCCCATAGCAGCCATTGTCTATGGTATGATGCTCAAAGGATTTAACAAACAATATGCCGACTATATGGAAGCAAGCAATCATGTTAACAGTATTATTGTTGAGTATGTAGAAGGTATAGAAGTGATTAAAGCATTTAACCAATCTACATCTTCCTATGAAAGATTTGAGAAAGCAGTTAATTCCTTTAAACAATATACATTAGAGTGGTTTAGAAGTACTTGGAAACATATGACTTTTGGTGCTTCAGTATTGCCATCCACTTTAATGGGAACAATGCCTATGGGAATGTTTTTGTATATTAATGGTTCAATTAGTCCCGCGGATATTGCCATTTCTTTAATTCTATCATTAGGTATTGTTGCACCTTTAACCAGCTTTACAGTGTTTGTTAATGATTTGAAAACCATTGAATTTGCTGTCAATGATGCAAGTGCTTTTTTAAATATGAAAGTCCTTGATCAAGTAAAAGAAAATGCAAAACTTCAAGGATATCCTATAGAGCTACAAGATGTATCTTTCTCTTATGACTTAGAAAATGAGGGTAAAGATTCTATTAAAGATAGCCATGTTCTTCAAGACATTAATTTAACCCTTACAGAAGGCACTTTTGGAGCAATTGTAGGTCCTTCAGGAGGGGGTAAATCCACATTGGCAAAACTAATCGTACGTTTTTGGGATGTTACAAAGGGAACGATTAAAATTGGTGGCGTCAATATTAAAAATATGCCATTAGAGCAACTTATGGATACTGTCAGTTTTGTAACTCAAGATAATTTTTTATTTAATTGTTCTTTAATGGAGAACATAAGACTAGGTAATCCAAAGGCCTCTGATAAAGAAGTTATCCAAGCTGCAAAAGCAGCCCATTGTCATCACTTCATACAAAATTTGGAAAAAGGTTATGAGACATATGCTGGAGAAGCAGGCGCAAAATTATCAGGAGGCGAAAAACAAAGAATTGCCATTGCGAGAGCCATTCTAAAAGACGCACCAATCGTTATCTTAGATGAGGCAACAGCTTTTACAGATCCAGAAAATGAAGATAAGATTCAAAAATCCATTGCTTCACTAACAAAAGGAAAAACCTTATTGGTTATTGCCCATAGGCTATCCACTATTCAAAATGCAGACACAATCATTGTATTAGAAAAAGGACGCATTCTAGAGACAGGAACGCATCAAGAATTGCTTTCACACTGTGAACTTTATAAAGATATGTGGCAATCACATATAAGCACGAAAAAATGGGTTGTTCATAATGATATAAGAGAGGTGTATAAAAATGTTTAA
- a CDS encoding ABC transporter ATP-binding protein yields the protein MIELKNVSFSYGCDEKIKSIQNINLSIKKGEVILLCGESGCGKTTITRLINGLIPHYYDGHLTGEIMIKGHVMNETPIYNRAKCVGSIFQNPRSQFFNVDTNSELVFGCENMGLSIKEINNRLEKTVSKFRIKPLMNRSIFQLSGGEKQKIACASISMLEPDIIVLDEPSSNLDIQAIEDLRRLIEFWKSNNKTIIIAEHRLYFLEKLVNRIVYMKNGQIKKEYKSHQIQTISPIEFERKGLRPLKLEDCYLHSEIKAPVEHEMLELSNFKFYYKKRKNGIQFNHQRVPKEGTIAIIGHNGAGKSTFARCLCGLEKRSKGTLIMDGISVSPKDRLKKCFMVMQDVNHQLFTESVLEEILLSMNQEDVTKAEEVLRRLDILSIKECHPMSLSGGQKQRVAISSAIASERELLIFDEPTSGLDLRHMKEVAYNLQLLKKMKKTTFIITHDLELILQSCTHVLHFEEGTIIDNYPLDKKGCNKLLAFFIKSTNKIQKNQSIC from the coding sequence ATGATTGAATTAAAAAATGTTTCTTTTTCATATGGTTGTGATGAAAAAATAAAGTCTATACAGAACATTAATCTATCTATTAAAAAAGGAGAAGTCATTTTATTATGTGGCGAATCCGGTTGTGGCAAAACAACCATAACACGATTGATTAATGGGTTAATACCCCATTATTATGATGGCCATCTGACGGGTGAAATAATGATTAAAGGTCATGTTATGAATGAAACACCTATTTATAATAGGGCAAAATGTGTTGGATCAATTTTCCAAAACCCACGTTCTCAATTTTTCAACGTAGATACCAATAGTGAACTGGTTTTTGGTTGTGAAAATATGGGTCTATCCATAAAAGAAATCAATAATCGCCTTGAAAAAACGGTTTCAAAATTTAGAATTAAACCGTTGATGAATAGAAGTATTTTTCAACTATCAGGTGGAGAAAAGCAAAAAATCGCTTGTGCATCCATTTCAATGTTGGAGCCAGATATAATTGTGCTAGATGAACCGTCTTCAAATTTAGATATTCAAGCTATAGAAGATCTGCGTAGATTAATAGAATTCTGGAAAAGCAACAACAAGACAATTATAATAGCAGAGCATAGATTATACTTTCTTGAAAAATTAGTTAATCGTATTGTATACATGAAAAATGGGCAAATAAAAAAAGAATATAAATCTCATCAGATACAAACCATTAGTCCCATAGAATTTGAAAGGAAAGGGTTACGACCATTAAAGCTAGAGGACTGTTATCTGCATAGTGAAATTAAAGCACCTGTTGAGCATGAGATGTTAGAGTTATCCAATTTTAAATTTTATTATAAAAAAAGAAAAAACGGTATTCAGTTTAATCATCAAAGGGTACCTAAAGAAGGTACCATTGCTATTATTGGGCATAATGGAGCGGGTAAATCAACTTTTGCAAGATGCTTATGTGGTTTAGAAAAACGCAGTAAAGGTACTTTAATCATGGATGGCATTAGCGTCTCACCTAAAGACCGTTTAAAAAAATGCTTTATGGTTATGCAAGATGTTAATCACCAGTTGTTTACAGAAAGTGTTTTAGAAGAAATATTATTGTCTATGAACCAAGAAGATGTTACAAAAGCTGAAGAAGTTTTAAGGCGATTGGATATTTTATCCATTAAAGAATGTCATCCTATGTCTTTATCTGGCGGTCAAAAACAAAGAGTGGCTATTAGTAGCGCCATTGCATCTGAAAGGGAACTTTTAATCTTTGATGAACCCACCAGTGGTCTTGATTTAAGACATATGAAAGAAGTGGCATATAATTTGCAGTTACTTAAAAAGATGAAAAAGACAACATTTATTATTACTCACGATCTTGAATTAATTCTTCAAAGTTGTACCCATGTTCTCCATTTTGAAGAAGGCACAATCATAGATAATTACCCTCTTGATAAAAAAGGGTGTAATAAATTATTGGCTTTTTTTATCAAGAGTACGAATAAGATTCAAAAAAATCAAAGTATCTGTTGA
- a CDS encoding energy-coupling factor transporter transmembrane component T, protein MQNVGVKQYFKLDPRTKLLLMFFINVTIFNVSNRYVIVVMTAIPIFLLLVSRKIKASLCWILIYTILMAVNIHFVPTTNGFQSVLLAAINMFFRMMPGFIMGYYLISTTTVSEFLAAMEKIRVPQSIRIPMAVMFRFFPTISEESKAISSAMQMRGITFASRRTLKNPMVMIEYRMIPLLMSIVKIGEELSAASLTRGLGNSVKRTNICKIGFHLQDMVLLLLASITFIGFFIY, encoded by the coding sequence ATGCAAAATGTTGGTGTTAAACAATATTTCAAATTAGATCCAAGAACCAAATTGCTATTAATGTTTTTTATTAATGTAACTATCTTCAATGTAAGCAATAGGTATGTTATTGTTGTTATGACTGCTATACCTATATTTCTTTTGTTAGTCAGTAGAAAAATTAAAGCATCATTATGCTGGATTTTAATATACACTATTTTAATGGCAGTCAATATTCATTTTGTACCTACAACAAATGGCTTTCAAAGTGTCTTATTAGCAGCGATTAATATGTTTTTTAGAATGATGCCAGGCTTTATAATGGGATATTATCTTATTAGCACGACAACCGTGAGTGAATTTTTAGCGGCGATGGAAAAGATAAGAGTGCCTCAATCAATTCGGATTCCAATGGCAGTGATGTTTCGTTTTTTTCCAACTATATCAGAAGAGTCTAAGGCTATAAGTAGTGCTATGCAAATGAGAGGGATAACATTTGCCTCAAGAAGAACTTTAAAAAATCCAATGGTTATGATTGAATATAGAATGATTCCTTTGCTCATGTCTATTGTTAAGATTGGGGAAGAACTTTCGGCAGCTTCCCTTACGAGAGGTCTTGGTAATTCAGTTAAAAGAACAAATATCTGCAAGATTGGTTTTCATCTTCAAGATATGGTATTGCTTTTATTAGCCAGTATTACTTTTATAGGGTTTTTCATTTATTAA
- a CDS encoding MptD family putative ECF transporter S component — MDTQLNVQDLISVGIFTAFYYLVFFIAAMFGFIPILFVLMPLYLPIIAGIPFMLFLTKVKKFWMVTIMSIIVGTLFFATGHTWISLVVAVVCGLFADTIFKAGQYKSFGHSVIGYCVFSLWLLGGMLPLWIMRDSYFTYIRDMMGDEYTNAIISMTPTWMLLIMIIMCVIGSIIGAYLGKSVLKKHFKRAGIL, encoded by the coding sequence TTGGATACCCAATTAAATGTACAAGATTTAATCAGTGTTGGCATATTCACAGCGTTTTATTACTTAGTTTTTTTTATAGCAGCAATGTTTGGTTTCATACCTATTTTATTCGTGTTAATGCCTTTGTATTTGCCAATTATAGCAGGTATACCCTTTATGCTTTTTTTAACTAAAGTAAAGAAATTTTGGATGGTAACCATTATGTCTATTATTGTTGGAACACTCTTTTTTGCAACGGGGCATACGTGGATATCTTTAGTTGTAGCAGTTGTATGTGGACTATTTGCAGATACTATCTTCAAAGCAGGTCAATACAAAAGTTTTGGGCATTCTGTTATAGGGTATTGTGTTTTTTCATTATGGCTTTTAGGTGGTATGCTCCCTTTATGGATAATGCGAGACAGTTACTTTACTTACATAAGAGATATGATGGGAGATGAATATACAAATGCAATCATTTCAATGACACCTACGTGGATGTTATTGATTATGATTATTATGTGTGTTATAGGAAGTATTATAGGAGCATATTTGGGTAAATCTGTTTTGAAAAAGCATTTTAAAAGGGCAGGGATACTATAA
- a CDS encoding helix-turn-helix domain-containing protein codes for MIGLVDEKVLRDNNISILKSEKDCTVYKMQDVSGEGTMTWYKVFPGIYLSYNDFHMETCCSAFKRETDILTIDHCRQGRIEWELTKNRYMYLQEGDLFINSKDYQAVGFGFPIKHYHGITVIIYINEALHFEKSILEEFSIDLKSLHKAFTSGEGILFMRAMASIEHIFSELYTVSPEIRNHYFKIKVLELLLFLSAFEMPMQGSERPYLPKNQVQKAKAIMKYMTDHIDEHFTLEELSLRFKVSLTTMKSSFKGVYGTSIYSYMRMHRMHIAAKMLKENDERITTIASKVGYSNPSKFSAAFKDIIGISPKDYRKQMP; via the coding sequence ATGATAGGTTTAGTAGATGAAAAAGTGCTAAGAGACAATAATATATCCATTTTAAAAAGTGAAAAAGATTGTACCGTATATAAAATGCAGGATGTATCAGGAGAAGGAACAATGACTTGGTATAAAGTGTTTCCAGGCATTTATTTGTCATACAATGATTTTCATATGGAAACTTGTTGTTCGGCTTTTAAAAGAGAAACAGATATTTTAACAATAGATCATTGTAGGCAAGGTCGAATAGAATGGGAATTAACTAAGAACAGATATATGTATTTACAAGAAGGAGATCTTTTTATAAACTCTAAGGATTATCAAGCCGTAGGATTTGGATTTCCAATAAAACATTATCATGGTATTACAGTGATCATCTATATCAATGAAGCCTTACACTTTGAAAAATCTATTTTAGAAGAGTTTTCTATTGACTTAAAATCATTACATAAAGCATTTACTTCTGGAGAAGGCATTTTGTTTATGAGAGCGATGGCTTCTATTGAACATATTTTTTCAGAGTTATATACAGTTTCTCCAGAAATTCGTAATCATTATTTTAAAATTAAAGTTTTAGAACTCCTTTTGTTTTTAAGTGCATTTGAAATGCCTATGCAAGGAAGTGAAAGGCCTTATTTGCCTAAAAATCAGGTTCAGAAAGCAAAGGCAATAATGAAATATATGACGGATCATATAGACGAACATTTTACCCTTGAAGAATTATCGTTGCGCTTTAAGGTATCCCTTACTACTATGAAATCAAGTTTTAAAGGTGTGTATGGTACATCAATTTATTCTTATATGAGGATGCATCGCATGCATATAGCTGCGAAGATGTTAAAGGAGAATGATGAGAGAATAACAACAATTGCTTCCAAAGTTGGATACAGTAATCCAAGTAAGTTTTCGGCTGCTTTTAAAGATATAATCGGTATTTCGCCCAAGGATTATAGAAAACAAATGCCTTAA
- a CDS encoding FAD-dependent oxidoreductase — MNSNCKIKKMCSIVLMGVMLLSGCDTTNDQEILNQNLPNGGTYTASETGFGGDITVEVTLDDTGEIIDVKVDAESETESIGDNAALKIAEDIITSQSLGVDTVSGATVTSNAVLIAIEKALIEAGIDVDEWKSREVQKEGIDEEVNVDIIVVGAGGSGTSAALAAAEAGAEVMIIEKTSAVGGNTRLASGFFAVDSYLQREEGLELGVDEAVNRLLEFNAYLSNGPLTRAIVEKSADTIEWLESYGMDFYLQQETTQFAHEDDEYKYKVYHKYVDSTEGFNNIYEYLDEMGVEVRFNASLDSIIQDESGTVKGITAKKSDGGLLTINADATIICTGGFGANLEKVTEIMNTEYLTSIGMPNYGEGISLMEEAGAIDWDGTPLLHACQLAESEVTTESSSEALAGYSISSLTQLLMSPLLWVDSSGTRFVNEDVVYDTAFWSNAAYSVGGKYYFIVDTATLEDYTEGASIRVSNSGPGANMDLDDFVALAEVAVEGGTAYKGSTLEELAEAASMNVNDLKTSVERYNEIVKNQEDTDYNKSADSLVYTVEEGDYYAFECVTVFLGTIGGVKVNQRLEVIDIDYNPIQGLYAAGTDAGGYYQGKGYPPYEGLACGFAWTSGRIAGESAADYANNK; from the coding sequence ATGAATAGTAATTGTAAGATAAAAAAAATGTGTAGCATTGTTTTAATGGGAGTAATGTTATTAAGCGGTTGTGATACAACTAATGATCAAGAAATTTTAAATCAAAACTTACCTAATGGAGGGACTTACACAGCTAGTGAAACGGGATTTGGAGGGGATATAACTGTAGAAGTAACACTTGATGATACTGGTGAAATAATAGATGTAAAAGTAGATGCAGAAAGCGAAACAGAGTCTATTGGTGATAATGCAGCACTTAAAATAGCAGAAGATATAATAACATCCCAAAGTTTAGGTGTGGATACTGTTTCAGGTGCAACTGTTACCAGTAATGCTGTTTTAATTGCAATAGAAAAAGCGCTTATAGAAGCAGGCATAGATGTTGATGAGTGGAAAAGTCGAGAAGTACAAAAAGAAGGTATAGATGAAGAAGTTAATGTGGATATAATTGTTGTAGGTGCTGGTGGATCTGGTACGAGTGCTGCTCTTGCAGCAGCTGAAGCTGGAGCAGAAGTTATGATTATTGAAAAAACATCTGCAGTAGGAGGTAATACAAGATTGGCTTCAGGTTTTTTTGCAGTGGATTCTTATTTGCAAAGAGAAGAAGGACTAGAATTAGGTGTAGATGAAGCAGTCAATAGACTACTTGAGTTTAATGCATACTTATCTAATGGACCATTAACGCGAGCAATTGTTGAAAAATCAGCAGATACCATTGAATGGTTAGAAAGTTATGGCATGGATTTTTATTTACAACAAGAAACAACACAATTTGCTCATGAAGATGATGAATATAAATACAAAGTGTATCACAAGTATGTAGATAGCACAGAAGGTTTTAATAACATATATGAATATTTAGACGAAATGGGTGTAGAAGTAAGATTTAATGCAAGTTTAGACTCTATTATTCAAGATGAAAGTGGAACTGTAAAGGGAATTACAGCTAAAAAATCTGATGGAGGGTTACTTACCATAAATGCGGATGCTACAATTATATGTACAGGTGGTTTTGGTGCTAACTTGGAAAAAGTTACAGAGATTATGAATACAGAATACTTGACGTCAATTGGAATGCCTAATTATGGCGAAGGCATTAGTTTAATGGAAGAAGCAGGAGCTATTGATTGGGATGGAACGCCGTTGCTTCATGCTTGTCAATTAGCAGAATCTGAGGTAACTACAGAAAGTAGCTCAGAAGCATTAGCAGGGTATTCAATATCAAGTCTTACGCAACTACTTATGTCTCCCCTTTTATGGGTAGATAGCTCAGGAACACGTTTTGTAAATGAAGATGTTGTATACGATACTGCCTTTTGGTCTAACGCTGCTTATTCTGTTGGCGGTAAATATTATTTTATTGTAGATACGGCTACCTTAGAGGATTACACAGAAGGAGCTTCAATAAGAGTTTCAAACAGTGGCCCTGGTGCGAATATGGATCTAGATGATTTTGTAGCTTTAGCAGAAGTAGCGGTTGAAGGTGGTACTGCTTATAAAGGTAGTACTTTAGAAGAATTAGCAGAAGCAGCCAGTATGAACGTTAATGACTTAAAAACATCTGTTGAAAGATATAACGAGATAGTAAAAAATCAAGAAGATACAGACTATAATAAATCAGCTGATTCATTAGTATATACAGTTGAAGAGGGGGATTACTATGCATTTGAATGTGTTACGGTATTTCTGGGTACAATTGGCGGTGTAAAAGTTAATCAAAGATTAGAAGTTATTGATATAGATTATAATCCAATACAAGGACTTTATGCTGCAGGTACAGATGCAGGCGGGTACTATCAAGGCAAAGGTTACCCTCCATATGAAGGTTTGGCTTGTGGTTTTGCATGGACATCGGGTCGAATTGCAGGAGAAAGTGCTGCTGATTATGCAAACAACAAATAA
- a CDS encoding helix-turn-helix transcriptional regulator has translation MTYDASSILKPNKNHSKHSFFNFDITSQSYLQNDSELNNVPSLYSLLKLPLDGYPIHCSSSYISMLFVYGNVSVTINDQNIICLAGNIFLIRHQCQFTITSGKNAKVYVAHFKRELFDSLFYSQIVDCPLIYDFFMLDDCKNEFLYFDCTQEMFITHFAQSLQKELQQSDYLADKTVRCAIVLFLSNLHRIHRPNLVISESSMMKKYFIGNILKYMSDNYTTATLSSTAEYFNYNPAYFSTIFQKYAYCSFTQKMLEFKLEHARRLLITTNLTVQEISANIGFKEKSYFYRCFKKNYGVTPGQFRRGISRTKTIL, from the coding sequence ATGACATATGATGCCTCTTCAATTTTAAAACCTAATAAAAACCACTCAAAACATAGCTTCTTTAATTTCGATATAACTTCTCAATCTTATCTTCAGAATGATTCTGAACTTAATAATGTTCCTTCACTTTATTCTCTACTGAAACTTCCTCTAGATGGTTATCCTATTCATTGTTCTAGTAGTTATATTAGTATGCTTTTTGTATATGGCAATGTTTCAGTGACTATAAATGACCAAAACATTATATGCTTAGCTGGTAATATTTTTCTCATTCGCCATCAATGTCAGTTTACCATTACTTCAGGTAAGAACGCTAAAGTTTATGTAGCACATTTTAAAAGAGAATTATTTGATTCATTATTCTACTCACAAATTGTGGATTGTCCTTTAATATATGATTTTTTTATGCTAGATGATTGTAAGAATGAATTTCTTTATTTTGATTGTACTCAAGAAATGTTTATCACTCATTTTGCTCAAAGCCTTCAAAAAGAACTTCAACAAAGTGATTATTTAGCTGATAAAACTGTCCGTTGTGCTATAGTTCTTTTTTTATCTAATTTACATCGTATACATCGCCCTAACTTAGTTATTAGTGAGTCAAGTATGATGAAAAAGTATTTCATTGGTAATATATTAAAATATATGTCTGATAATTATACAACTGCAACACTTTCTAGTACTGCTGAATATTTCAACTATAATCCTGCATATTTTTCAACTATATTTCAAAAATATGCTTATTGTAGTTTTACTCAAAAAATGCTAGAATTCAAATTAGAACATGCTAGACGATTATTAATTACCACTAACCTTACTGTACAAGAGATTTCAGCAAACATCGGCTTTAAAGAAAAGAGTTATTTTTACCGTTGCTTTAAAAAAAATTATGGTGTTACTCCTGGACAATTTCGAAGAGGAATAAGTAGAACAAAAACAATTCTATAA